A window of Streptomyces sp. SAI-127 contains these coding sequences:
- a CDS encoding ABC transporter permease produces MSEVPAAPRTVSADPSSISLLLRPPEPRAGWRVLPARVVAMCAVELQKLSHDRTELYTRAVQPALWLLIFGQTFTRIKAIPTEGIPYIDYLAPGIIAQSAMFIAIFYGIQIIWERDAGVLNKLLVTPTPRSALTTGKAFAAGVKSLIQAVVVIVIAALLGVSLTWNPLKLLGVGAIVILGSAFFSCLSMTIAGIVLSRDRLMGIGQAITMPLFFGSNALYPLSVMPGWLQAVSKVNPLSYEVDALRGLLLGTHAHLALDFGVLAVAAALGITAASSLLGRLAR; encoded by the coding sequence ATGTCCGAAGTACCCGCCGCACCGCGAACCGTGTCGGCTGACCCGAGCTCCATCAGTCTGCTGCTCCGCCCGCCGGAGCCCCGCGCGGGCTGGCGAGTGCTGCCCGCCCGGGTCGTGGCGATGTGTGCCGTGGAACTGCAGAAGCTCAGCCACGACCGCACCGAGCTCTACACCCGCGCGGTCCAGCCCGCCCTGTGGCTGCTGATCTTCGGCCAGACCTTCACCCGCATCAAGGCGATCCCCACCGAGGGCATCCCCTACATCGACTATCTGGCGCCCGGCATCATCGCCCAGTCGGCGATGTTCATCGCGATCTTCTACGGCATCCAGATCATCTGGGAGCGGGACGCCGGCGTCCTCAACAAGCTCCTGGTCACGCCCACCCCGCGCTCGGCGCTCACCACCGGGAAGGCCTTCGCGGCCGGCGTGAAGTCGCTGATCCAGGCCGTCGTCGTCATCGTCATCGCCGCCCTCCTCGGGGTGTCCCTGACCTGGAACCCGCTCAAGCTCCTCGGTGTCGGGGCGATCGTGATCCTCGGCTCGGCGTTCTTCTCCTGCCTGTCGATGACCATCGCCGGCATCGTGCTCAGCAGGGACCGCCTGATGGGCATCGGGCAGGCCATCACCATGCCGCTCTTCTTCGGCTCCAACGCCCTGTACCCGCTGTCCGTCATGCCGGGCTGGCTCCAGGCCGTGAGCAAGGTGAACCCGCTCAGCTACGAAGTCGACGCCCTGCGCGGCCTCCTCCTCGGCACCCACGCCCATCTGGCGCTCGACTTCGGGGTGCTGGCCGTGGCCGCCGCGCTCGGCATCACCGCGGCGTCCTCGCTCCTCGGCCGTCTGGCCCGTTGA
- the hemC gene encoding hydroxymethylbilane synthase → MSLPELIRIVSRDSPMALAQVERVRSELAALYPGVRTEVVPVKTTGDKWMGDLSKVEGKGAFTKEVDAALLAGEADLAVHCVKDVPADRPLPAGTTFAAFLKRDDIRDALIHPGGLTLDELPEGTRIGTSSVRRVAQLAATHPHLECVPFRGNANRRLAKLAAGEADALLLAVSGLERIGREDVISEILSPDTMMPPIGAGILALQCREGDTELIDTVSALGDPDTFREATAERMFLHVLQGHCNSPIAGYARVDHSDELSLRACVFTPDGKTRLNAHEWAGRLDPATLGTSVAVALLRQGAREIIDGIPH, encoded by the coding sequence ATGTCCCTCCCGGAACTGATCCGCATCGTCTCCCGTGACTCGCCGATGGCACTGGCTCAAGTGGAGCGTGTCAGAAGCGAGTTGGCAGCCCTGTACCCCGGTGTGCGCACCGAGGTCGTGCCGGTGAAGACGACCGGTGACAAGTGGATGGGCGACCTGTCCAAGGTCGAGGGCAAGGGCGCGTTCACCAAGGAGGTCGACGCCGCACTGCTGGCCGGTGAGGCCGATCTCGCGGTGCACTGCGTGAAGGACGTGCCCGCCGACCGGCCGCTCCCGGCGGGCACCACGTTCGCGGCGTTCCTGAAGCGGGACGACATCCGCGACGCCCTGATCCACCCGGGCGGCCTCACTCTGGACGAGCTCCCGGAGGGGACCCGGATCGGCACCTCCTCGGTGCGCCGCGTGGCCCAGCTGGCCGCCACCCACCCGCACCTGGAGTGTGTGCCGTTCCGCGGCAACGCCAACCGTCGGCTGGCCAAGCTGGCGGCCGGCGAGGCGGACGCGCTGCTGCTCGCGGTCTCCGGCCTGGAACGCATCGGCCGCGAGGACGTGATCAGCGAGATCCTCTCCCCCGATACGATGATGCCGCCGATCGGCGCGGGCATCCTCGCGCTCCAGTGCCGGGAGGGCGACACCGAGCTGATCGACACGGTCAGCGCGCTGGGTGATCCGGACACGTTCCGGGAGGCCACCGCCGAGCGGATGTTCCTGCACGTCCTGCAGGGCCACTGCAACAGCCCGATCGCGGGGTACGCGCGGGTGGACCACAGCGACGAACTTTCCCTGCGCGCCTGTGTGTTCACCCCGGACGGCAAGACACGGCTGAACGCCCACGAGTGGGCGGGCCGCCTCGATCCGGCCACGCTGGGCACCTCGGTCGCCGTGGCGCTGCTGCGTCAGGGCGCCCGCGAGATCATCGACGGCATTCCCCACTGA
- a CDS encoding GNAT family N-acetyltransferase, which translates to MSDAPLVRHAERADLLAVAELAARHAEYERAAPPPDDLSDRLAALLFDTSAPRLRCLVAELPDGSLVGYATCSPELSTWEGREYLHMDCLFLLPGHRGLGLGVLLMDAVSAEARALGLGEVQWQTPTWNDGAIRFYDRMGARARQKVRYSLPVAP; encoded by the coding sequence ATGAGCGACGCTCCACTCGTCCGGCACGCCGAGCGCGCCGACCTCCTCGCGGTCGCCGAACTCGCCGCCCGGCACGCGGAGTACGAGCGGGCGGCGCCGCCCCCGGACGACCTGTCCGACCGGCTGGCCGCGCTCCTCTTCGACACCTCCGCGCCCCGCCTGCGCTGCCTGGTGGCCGAACTCCCGGACGGCTCACTCGTCGGCTACGCCACCTGCTCGCCCGAACTCTCCACCTGGGAGGGCCGCGAGTACCTGCACATGGACTGCCTGTTCCTGCTGCCCGGGCACCGCGGTCTCGGACTCGGCGTCCTGCTCATGGACGCCGTGTCCGCCGAGGCACGCGCGCTGGGACTCGGCGAGGTGCAGTGGCAGACGCCGACGTGGAACGACGGGGCGATCCGCTTCTACGACCGGATGGGCGCCCGCGCCAGGCAAAAGGTGCGCTACTCCCTACCCGTTGCTCCCTGA
- a CDS encoding MFS transporter, with the protein MGSAGPAPRRRAAVVAALMLAAFTFNTTENLPVGLLTLMAGDLRVSLTAVGALVTGYGLAVAVGSLPLAHVTRSVPRRHLMSGLLAVLVVASWISALAAVSYGLLLAARVATALAQALFWAVMGPVAVGLFAPERRGRIIGLLSVGGSLATVAGVPAGTWLGGHSGWRVPFAVLGSLAVVSLAVVAVLLPTSRPQESHSAYGAAPDRRRFAVVLTTTALSVTGAFTGFTYIVAFLDEVSGFGQDAVSAVLMAFGAAGLAGVTVTGPLLDRFPRATLTVPVAGQTVALVGLYVGGSNRGATVVLLMLLGASVGPLFMATQSQVLHVAPGRTETALAANSAAFNVGVAVGALLGGALLSLTGIRGTFLAGGLLTAVALVVLSWPEPVVSRAAVDAPEPGIR; encoded by the coding sequence ATGGGCAGCGCAGGTCCGGCCCCCCGGCGCAGGGCCGCCGTCGTCGCGGCGCTGATGCTGGCGGCGTTCACCTTCAACACCACCGAGAACCTCCCGGTGGGTCTGCTGACCCTGATGGCGGGCGATCTGCGGGTCTCGCTCACGGCGGTGGGCGCGCTGGTCACCGGCTACGGCCTGGCGGTGGCCGTCGGCTCGCTGCCGCTGGCCCACGTCACCCGGTCCGTGCCGCGCCGGCATCTGATGTCCGGACTGCTCGCGGTGCTCGTGGTGGCCAGCTGGATCTCCGCGCTCGCCGCCGTGTCGTACGGCCTGCTGCTGGCGGCTCGCGTGGCGACCGCGCTGGCGCAGGCGCTGTTCTGGGCGGTGATGGGGCCGGTCGCGGTCGGGCTGTTCGCGCCCGAGCGCCGGGGCCGGATCATCGGGCTGCTCTCGGTCGGCGGTTCGCTGGCCACGGTCGCCGGGGTACCGGCGGGGACCTGGCTGGGCGGGCACAGTGGCTGGCGGGTGCCGTTCGCGGTCCTCGGCTCGCTCGCCGTCGTATCGCTGGCCGTGGTGGCCGTACTGCTGCCGACCTCGCGGCCGCAGGAGAGCCATTCGGCGTACGGGGCCGCCCCCGACCGGCGCCGGTTCGCGGTCGTGCTCACGACCACGGCGCTCTCGGTGACGGGGGCGTTCACCGGGTTCACGTACATCGTGGCCTTCCTCGACGAGGTGAGCGGGTTCGGCCAGGACGCGGTGAGCGCGGTGCTCATGGCGTTCGGGGCGGCGGGGCTGGCCGGGGTCACGGTGACCGGGCCTCTGCTGGACCGGTTTCCGCGGGCCACGCTGACCGTGCCGGTGGCGGGACAGACCGTCGCTCTGGTCGGCCTGTACGTGGGCGGCAGCAATCGGGGCGCGACCGTCGTGCTGCTGATGCTGCTGGGCGCCTCGGTGGGGCCGCTGTTCATGGCGACGCAGAGCCAGGTGCTGCACGTGGCGCCGGGACGCACCGAGACGGCCCTCGCCGCCAACTCGGCCGCGTTCAACGTGGGCGTGGCCGTCGGCGCCCTGCTCGGCGGCGCGCTGCTGTCCCTGACCGGGATCCGCGGCACCTTCCTGGCGGGCGGGCTGCTGACGGCGGTGGCGCTGGTGGTGCTGTCCTGGCCGGAGCCGGTCGTCTCGCGGGCGGCGGTGGACGCACCCGAGCCGGGCATCCGATGA
- a CDS encoding DUF5937 family protein, translated as MPLTLRLGTDDLGRCRFAVSPLCQTHEALRMLRRSARHGYHRAWLRRAAPAVAGLDLSPLWLFIPPAGGYTPDFLGPPPEEPYPCFEDELARVRATDPALAHTEMARSLACTPGLAEPPQGRAALDDPAAAVRRLAELTEQAWRALVAPDWARHRAVLEADIAHRTRQMADAGLDALFAGLHPDVDWADGSLTLPVRGDMTDAQLADGRGVLLMPSVFVWPDVVSGFARPWQPTVIYPARGMGGLHSDETPRLSEALARLLGRQRAAILAGLEDPSSTTDLAHRHGLAPSTVSAHLSILREAGLLASRRQGHHVLYGRTPLGDAVASGG; from the coding sequence GTGCCGCTCACGCTGCGTCTGGGGACCGACGACCTCGGCCGGTGCAGGTTCGCGGTCTCCCCGCTGTGCCAGACCCACGAGGCGCTGCGCATGCTGCGCCGGTCCGCCCGGCACGGCTATCACCGGGCCTGGCTGCGCCGTGCCGCGCCCGCCGTGGCCGGGCTCGACCTGTCCCCGCTGTGGCTGTTCATCCCTCCGGCCGGCGGCTACACCCCGGACTTCCTGGGGCCGCCGCCGGAGGAGCCGTATCCCTGCTTCGAGGACGAGTTGGCCCGCGTGCGCGCCACCGACCCCGCCCTGGCCCACACCGAGATGGCCCGCTCGCTCGCCTGCACACCGGGGCTCGCCGAGCCGCCGCAGGGCCGGGCCGCCCTCGACGACCCCGCCGCTGCCGTGCGGCGCCTCGCCGAGCTCACCGAACAGGCCTGGCGGGCGCTGGTCGCCCCGGACTGGGCACGCCACCGTGCCGTGCTGGAGGCCGACATCGCCCACCGGACCCGGCAGATGGCGGACGCGGGCCTGGACGCGCTGTTCGCCGGTCTGCACCCGGACGTCGACTGGGCCGACGGGAGCCTCACCCTTCCCGTGCGCGGGGACATGACGGACGCCCAACTCGCCGACGGGCGGGGCGTGCTGCTCATGCCGAGTGTGTTCGTCTGGCCGGACGTGGTGAGCGGCTTCGCCCGGCCCTGGCAGCCGACGGTCATCTATCCCGCCCGCGGCATGGGCGGACTGCACAGCGACGAGACACCGCGCCTCTCGGAGGCGCTCGCACGACTGCTGGGACGGCAGCGCGCGGCCATCCTGGCCGGCCTCGAGGACCCGTCCTCGACGACCGACCTTGCCCACCGCCACGGCCTCGCCCCCTCGACCGTCTCCGCCCATCTGTCGATCCTGCGCGAAGCGGGTCTGCTCGCCTCACGACGACAGGGCCACCACGTGCTGTACGGCCGAACACCGCTCGGCGACGCGGTGGCCTCCGGCGGCTGA
- a CDS encoding questin oxidase family protein, which translates to MDTSDTSDTSGHLEEALDRVHASGPEREGWLSNHAPMVVEALARHGQAGSVHRWLDLYRDKLEDFPDRTAPVTDDNWPSALGDPRRIADWTDHFSRTLAERPWKDVLAEWWPRLLPGLYGGATHTVIRVGHAVRAVAAEENGPRLTELAHALGYWAARHQPMTGLVALPGAATATDALDSVPAIEPGHVGFRNRLAAVRRLPVWAQEVTDPDTAKERLTELVRAATHRYATHGHGEPTMLVHAATAPNAVLRTLDSLPRDQWVPSLHAAWTASAAVTAMYAPVAPVAYAPPAHLAPEEVVERALDHGDEHVIKLTDTALDIGDEQALAAALRSVELSEPLA; encoded by the coding sequence ATGGACACCAGCGATACGAGCGACACGAGCGGACACCTCGAGGAGGCCCTGGACCGCGTCCACGCGTCCGGCCCGGAGCGAGAGGGCTGGCTGAGCAACCACGCCCCCATGGTCGTCGAGGCACTCGCCAGGCACGGGCAGGCCGGCTCGGTGCACCGGTGGCTGGACCTCTACCGGGACAAGCTGGAGGACTTCCCCGACCGCACGGCTCCCGTCACGGACGACAACTGGCCCTCGGCGCTGGGTGATCCGCGCCGGATCGCGGACTGGACCGACCATTTCTCCCGCACGCTCGCCGAACGCCCCTGGAAGGACGTGCTCGCCGAGTGGTGGCCGCGCCTGCTGCCGGGCCTGTACGGCGGGGCCACGCACACGGTCATCCGGGTCGGCCACGCCGTCCGGGCGGTGGCGGCCGAGGAGAACGGGCCCCGGCTCACCGAACTCGCCCACGCGCTGGGCTACTGGGCGGCACGCCACCAGCCCATGACGGGTCTCGTGGCGCTGCCGGGTGCGGCGACCGCCACGGACGCCCTGGACTCCGTACCCGCGATCGAGCCGGGGCACGTGGGGTTCCGGAACCGTCTGGCCGCCGTACGCCGACTGCCCGTGTGGGCGCAGGAGGTGACCGACCCGGACACCGCGAAGGAGCGGCTCACCGAACTCGTCCGTGCCGCGACCCATCGCTACGCCACCCACGGTCATGGCGAGCCGACCATGCTCGTCCACGCGGCCACGGCCCCCAACGCCGTGCTGCGGACCCTGGATTCCCTCCCCCGCGACCAGTGGGTACCCAGCCTGCACGCGGCCTGGACCGCGTCGGCGGCGGTGACGGCGATGTACGCGCCCGTGGCACCGGTCGCCTACGCCCCTCCCGCGCACCTGGCGCCCGAAGAGGTCGTGGAACGAGCCCTCGACCACGGCGACGAGCACGTCATCAAGCTCACCGACACCGCCCTGGACATCGGCGACGAACAGGCCCTCGCGGCCGCCCTCCGCTCGGTCGAACTGAGCGAGCCGCTCGCCTGA
- a CDS encoding NPP1 family protein, producing MASPSFKKHRTRWFTGLAGAAALVVAFPSAAFAAPPKALPANAESAEYTYQPAFDYDTDGCYSTPAIGPDGTINGGLNPTGSLSGECHDASDLDNTNTYSRYKCNNGWCAYMYGLYFEKDQAIANSSIGGHRHDWEHVVIWVQNGTIQYVSTSNHGSFTVSAASGVRFDGSHAKIVYHKDGVSTHCFRLANSGDEPPENAKGTWQYPPLVGWNGYPSGLRDKLSAYDFGSANFGLKDANFAAHLTSAKPSGISFDPNA from the coding sequence GTGGCGTCACCGTCGTTCAAGAAGCACCGCACGAGATGGTTCACCGGCCTGGCCGGCGCCGCCGCGCTCGTCGTCGCCTTCCCCTCCGCCGCGTTCGCCGCCCCGCCCAAGGCGCTGCCCGCCAACGCCGAGAGCGCCGAGTACACCTACCAGCCGGCCTTCGACTACGACACCGACGGCTGCTACTCGACGCCCGCCATCGGCCCCGACGGCACGATCAACGGCGGTCTGAATCCGACGGGTTCGCTCAGCGGCGAGTGCCATGACGCCTCGGACCTCGACAACACCAACACGTACTCGCGCTACAAGTGCAACAACGGCTGGTGCGCCTATATGTACGGCCTGTACTTCGAGAAGGACCAGGCGATAGCGAACAGCAGCATCGGCGGGCACCGGCACGACTGGGAGCACGTCGTGATCTGGGTGCAGAACGGCACGATCCAGTACGTGTCGACCTCCAACCACGGTTCGTTCACGGTGAGCGCGGCCTCCGGCGTCCGCTTCGACGGCTCGCACGCGAAGATCGTCTACCACAAGGACGGCGTCAGCACGCACTGCTTCCGGCTGGCCAACTCGGGCGACGAGCCGCCGGAGAACGCCAAGGGCACCTGGCAGTACCCGCCGCTGGTCGGCTGGAACGGCTACCCGTCGGGGCTGCGCGACAAGTTGAGCGCGTACGACTTCGGCAGCGCCAACTTCGGTCTCAAGGACGCCAATTTCGCGGCCCATCTGACGTCGGCGAAGCCGTCGGGGATCTCCTTCGACCCCAACGCCTGA
- the ligD gene encoding non-homologous end-joining DNA ligase — MTLPLIPPMLATPGALPPPSQDARWAYETKQDGQRVVVYLAGNGDVVLRARSGEEITGAYPELRSLGGALGATPAVLDGEILALDEQGRADFQLLQPRMQLAHSPGRAARRAAEAPVHLVLFDVMHLGRRSLLALPYAQRRARLDELELTGPHWSTPAALVGHGEQALRATREHGLEGLVCKRLDSVYEPGVRSRAWIKIRNMRSEDVVVGGWLPGKGRLTGLPGAVLVGQRGGGRLRYVGNVGTGWSEAERTELASLLATAATDVCPFDPAPRVPGAHWVLPRLVGEVRYSTRTRAGLLRQPSWLRLRPDLAPEDSSADLPDAPG; from the coding sequence GTGACCCTCCCCTTGATCCCGCCCATGCTCGCCACCCCCGGCGCCCTGCCGCCCCCCTCACAGGACGCCCGCTGGGCCTACGAGACCAAGCAGGACGGCCAGCGAGTGGTGGTCTACCTCGCCGGGAACGGCGACGTCGTGCTGCGTGCCCGGTCAGGGGAGGAGATCACCGGCGCCTATCCCGAACTGCGGTCGCTGGGCGGTGCGCTCGGCGCCACACCCGCCGTGCTCGACGGGGAGATCCTGGCGCTGGACGAACAGGGCCGTGCGGACTTCCAGTTGCTGCAGCCGCGCATGCAGTTGGCCCACTCCCCCGGCAGAGCCGCGCGCCGGGCGGCCGAAGCGCCCGTCCATCTCGTGCTGTTCGACGTGATGCACCTGGGGCGGCGCTCGCTCCTCGCCCTGCCCTACGCACAGCGGCGCGCTCGACTGGACGAACTGGAGCTCACCGGCCCGCACTGGTCGACACCCGCCGCCCTCGTCGGTCATGGCGAGCAAGCCCTGCGCGCCACTCGTGAACACGGTCTGGAAGGCCTGGTCTGCAAGCGGCTCGACTCGGTGTACGAACCCGGGGTGCGCTCCCGCGCCTGGATCAAGATCCGCAACATGCGCAGCGAGGACGTCGTCGTGGGCGGCTGGCTGCCCGGCAAGGGCAGGCTCACGGGTCTGCCGGGCGCGGTGCTGGTCGGACAGCGCGGCGGCGGGCGGCTGCGCTACGTCGGCAATGTGGGCACCGGCTGGAGCGAGGCGGAACGGACAGAGCTGGCCTCGCTGTTGGCCACCGCGGCGACGGACGTGTGTCCCTTCGATCCCGCGCCGCGGGTCCCGGGTGCGCACTGGGTTCTGCCCCGGCTGGTCGGTGAGGTCCGCTACAGCACCCGTACCCGGGCGGGGTTGCTGCGTCAGCCGTCCTGGCTGCGGCTGCGGCCGGACCTCGCGCCGGAGGACTCATCGGCCGACCTCCCCGACGCACCTGGGTGA
- a CDS encoding VOC family protein: MRPHFTGTSLITDDVPALAAFYARVLDAEVEGEAPFARVTVPGAVLSFFSTRSMESMVPGSTATAASGSFTVEFRVTDVDARHERLAAQGVEVLKPPTTQPWGRRSVWLRDPDGNIVNLYQEV, translated from the coding sequence ATGCGGCCCCACTTCACCGGCACCTCCTTGATAACCGACGACGTCCCGGCGCTCGCCGCCTTCTACGCGAGAGTCCTCGACGCGGAGGTGGAGGGCGAGGCGCCCTTCGCCCGGGTGACGGTCCCCGGCGCCGTCCTCTCCTTCTTCTCCACCCGGAGCATGGAGTCGATGGTGCCCGGTTCGACGGCCACCGCCGCGAGCGGGAGCTTCACCGTGGAGTTCCGGGTCACCGACGTGGACGCACGCCACGAACGGCTGGCGGCCCAGGGTGTCGAGGTACTCAAGCCGCCGACCACCCAGCCGTGGGGCCGCCGGTCGGTGTGGCTGCGGGACCCCGACGGCAACATCGTGAACCTGTACCAAGAGGTCTGA
- a CDS encoding SDR family oxidoreductase, with amino-acid sequence MTTQPRTEQRVAIVTGGSRGIGRQIAQQLAADGFAVVVGYAGNKDAADEAVRAIEEAGGTAYAARADVADETEVAALFDQAEATYGGIDAVVHAAGRMPLSPIAELDLAELDSLYRTNIRGTFVVDQQAARRLRTGGALVNLSSSVVGLAFPGYGAYAASKGAVEAVTLILARELRGRDVTVNAVAPGPTATDLFLDGKDEETVARLAAQPPLERLGTPQDIASVVSFLVSPAGHWVNGQVLRANGGII; translated from the coding sequence ATGACCACTCAGCCCCGGACGGAACAGCGTGTCGCGATCGTGACCGGCGGATCGCGCGGCATCGGACGGCAGATCGCCCAGCAGCTCGCCGCCGACGGGTTCGCGGTCGTCGTCGGGTACGCGGGCAACAAGGACGCCGCCGACGAGGCCGTGCGCGCCATCGAGGAGGCGGGCGGCACCGCGTACGCCGCCCGAGCGGACGTCGCCGACGAGACCGAGGTCGCAGCCCTGTTCGACCAGGCGGAGGCCACATACGGCGGTATCGACGCGGTGGTCCACGCTGCCGGCCGGATGCCCCTTTCCCCGATCGCTGAACTCGACCTCGCCGAGCTCGACTCCCTGTACCGCACCAACATCCGCGGCACCTTCGTCGTCGACCAGCAGGCCGCGCGCCGGCTGCGCACTGGCGGCGCGCTCGTCAACCTCTCGAGCTCGGTCGTGGGCCTGGCCTTCCCCGGCTACGGCGCCTACGCGGCCAGCAAGGGCGCGGTCGAGGCCGTCACCCTGATCCTCGCGCGTGAGCTCCGCGGCCGTGACGTCACCGTCAACGCGGTGGCCCCCGGACCGACGGCGACCGACCTCTTCTTGGACGGCAAGGACGAGGAGACCGTCGCCCGCCTGGCGGCACAGCCCCCGCTGGAGCGGCTGGGGACCCCCCAGGACATAGCTTCCGTGGTGTCGTTCCTGGTCAGCCCGGCCGGTCACTGGGTCAACGGACAGGTGCTGCGAGCCAACGGAGGCATCATCTGA
- a CDS encoding TetR/AcrR family transcriptional regulator: MDAREKILEAATELLAGASAADVSTRAVCEKAGVGAPMLYRLFGDKAGLLAAVVDRGFERYLASKREARPSEDPVEDLKTGWDNHMRFALEHPSHYRLMYSPELTVPPAAAQEAHDLLHGILERCAAEGRLTVPPALATQMIMSANVGAALSMLTRPEQYADPKFSQRLRDAVLDSVTRPVGTATPREGSPVPVAAATLAARLRADVPPTLTAAESALLQQWLEKLSER; encoded by the coding sequence ATGGATGCGAGGGAAAAGATCCTGGAAGCGGCCACCGAGCTGCTGGCCGGTGCCTCGGCCGCCGATGTCTCCACGCGTGCCGTGTGCGAGAAGGCCGGGGTGGGTGCGCCGATGCTCTACCGGCTCTTCGGCGACAAGGCCGGTCTGCTGGCCGCCGTGGTCGACCGGGGATTCGAGCGGTATCTCGCGTCCAAGCGGGAGGCGCGGCCGAGCGAGGATCCGGTAGAGGACCTTAAGACCGGCTGGGACAACCACATGCGCTTCGCGCTGGAGCACCCCAGCCACTACCGCCTGATGTACTCACCCGAGCTGACCGTGCCCCCGGCCGCCGCCCAGGAGGCGCACGACCTGCTGCACGGCATCCTCGAGCGCTGTGCGGCCGAGGGGCGGCTGACGGTGCCGCCCGCGCTGGCCACGCAGATGATCATGTCCGCCAATGTCGGGGCGGCCCTGTCGATGCTGACCAGACCCGAGCAGTACGCGGACCCGAAGTTCTCGCAGCGGCTGCGCGACGCGGTGCTGGATTCGGTGACCCGGCCCGTCGGCACCGCCACGCCTCGGGAAGGGAGCCCGGTGCCCGTCGCGGCCGCGACACTGGCGGCCCGCCTGCGCGCCGACGTGCCGCCGACGCTGACGGCTGCGGAGTCGGCTCTGCTCCAGCAGTGGCTGGAGAAGCTCTCAGAGCGGTGA
- a CDS encoding response regulator transcription factor: protein MTIRVLLADDQALLRATFRILIDSCDDMEVVAEATDGAAAVDLARVHRPDVILMDIRMPGTDGLAATSVICADPELSETRVLILTTFEIDEYVAQALRSGASGFLGKDVTAEALLAGIRTVAAGDSLLSPGATRTLITRFLSAPGLGTRLAAADDLTGLTTREREVMAWVAEGHSNDEIAQKLFVSPLTVRTHVHRAMTKLGARDRAQLVVMAYQSGLVQALPPEER, encoded by the coding sequence ATGACCATCCGCGTACTGCTCGCCGACGACCAGGCCCTGCTGCGGGCCACCTTCCGGATCCTCATCGACTCGTGCGACGACATGGAGGTGGTCGCGGAAGCCACCGACGGCGCCGCGGCGGTCGACCTCGCGCGTGTCCATCGCCCCGACGTGATCCTGATGGACATCCGCATGCCGGGGACCGACGGCCTTGCCGCCACGTCCGTGATCTGCGCGGATCCCGAGCTGTCCGAGACCCGGGTGCTGATCCTGACCACGTTCGAGATCGACGAGTACGTCGCCCAGGCGCTGCGGTCCGGCGCCAGCGGCTTCCTCGGCAAGGACGTCACCGCCGAGGCCCTGCTCGCCGGCATCCGCACCGTGGCGGCCGGCGACTCCCTGCTCTCCCCCGGCGCCACCCGTACCCTGATCACCCGCTTCCTCTCCGCTCCGGGCCTGGGCACCCGGCTCGCGGCCGCCGATGACCTGACCGGCCTCACCACCCGGGAACGGGAGGTGATGGCGTGGGTCGCCGAGGGGCACTCCAACGACGAGATCGCGCAGAAGCTCTTCGTCAGCCCACTGACGGTACGCACCCATGTCCACCGTGCGATGACGAAGCTGGGCGCCCGGGACCGCGCCCAGCTCGTCGTCATGGCCTACCAGTCCGGTCTGGTGCAGGCGCTGCCGCCCGAGGAGCGCTGA